DNA from Gemmatimonadaceae bacterium:
TGGTCGTGCGGATTGCGTCCCTTGGCCTGGTTCTCCACGAAGTACTGCGGCTTGACGAGTTTGCCGATATCGTGGTAATAGGCGCCCACTCGAGCCAGGAGCGCGTGGGCGCCCACGGCGCGGCACCCCGACTCCGCCAGATTGGCGATCTGTATCGAATGCGCGAACGTGCCCGGGGCCTCCACACTCAGCCGCTGCATGAGCGGCCGGTTGAGGTCGGACCATTCCAGCAACGTCAGATCCGTCTCGATGCCGGTGTACCGCTCCGCCAGCGGCAGCAGGAGCAGCGCCGCCACAACGCTGATCACGGCGTTGAGCGTGCCGAACCCGGATGAGGCCAGGATGCTGGCGCCCGGCAGGTCGCGCGAGAGCCCCACGGCGACGGCAGCCGCACTGTAGGCCGCGGCGATGACCAGGATCCACCAGTACGTCTGCTGCCGGGTGCGCACGGCGCGTACGCTGTACGCCGCCGCGGCGCCGCCGATGATGTTGAGATAGAGCGCGTTGGTGCCGCGGAACACGGCCTGTCCACCCAGCAGCGCGGCGAGGAGGACGGCCACGATCATCGCGATCCGCCGGTCGAACAGCGCGCTGATCACGACGGCCGCGATGCCGACTGGAATCATCTCCGGGTTCAACGGGTGCAGGTGCGCGACCAGCGCGCCGCCGCCCAGCACGAGCGCCGTCACGCACGCCATCACGACCAACGCCCGCCATGAGGCGTACAGTCGCGGCCTGAAGATCAGCACCGTGATGCCAAGCAGGGCGACGATGAGCGCGTCGAACAACAACGCCCCGGCAGCGCGACGCAACCCGGACACCGTGGCGCGCCGCTCGTCCATCGCCCGGTGGAGCGCCCGTAGCTTCTCATGCTGCTCCGTTCCCACCACTTCATTGGCCCCGACGATCTTCTCCCCCGCCCGCACATCGAAGTCGCTCACGGGGACCGACCGCCGGAGCTGGTTGCGCCGCATCTCGGTGACGGCCGAATCGCCGACGATTGTCGGGCGAAAGAAGGCGTGCAGGATCCGGTCGTATGCCGAACGGCCCGCCGCTCCACCCGTCTCCGGCCGCAGTGCCTGAGCCTGCGCCACGAACTCGTCGCGGGTGCGCAGACTGTCCGACGGCTCGGAGTGTTCCGACGCCCCTCGGCGCACCACCACTTCGCCGCTCACCCCATCGAGGGAGCCGGCGGCGGCCACGCCGGCCGTCAGCCAGCGCCGGTACGCCTGGGCCACCGCGTCGATCACCCGCCCGCGCCGGTCACGGTCGCCGAGATATGCGACCTCGGCGCGCGTCAGGTTCACGCCGAACGCCCCCGCCGCGGCCTGCACCGCGGCCGTATCGCGTGCGTGGTGCGCGTACGCCGAGTCGAGGGCGGCGGCAAAGGCACCCAGTTGCTGCTGCGTCGAGTCCAGGGCCGAGGGAACGAACGCGTACACCGGGTCGACGGTCCGGGCCAGGGCCTCCTGCTGGCGAGACAACTCGGCGCTGTCCTTGAGCACCCGGAACGAGAACGGCGCGATCACGTTGTCGCTGGCCACCGATC
Protein-coding regions in this window:
- a CDS encoding HDIG domain-containing protein — encoded protein: MTARDEPDRSGNEPSPRTGEVVRQGPRVALAVALTLLTYALFPAVPAANFPIYEVGSVASDNVIAPFSFRVLKDSAELSRQQEALARTVDPVYAFVPSALDSTQQQLGAFAAALDSAYAHHARDTAAVQAAAGAFGVNLTRAEVAYLGDRDRRGRVIDAVAQAYRRWLTAGVAAAGSLDGVSGEVVVRRGASEHSEPSDSLRTRDEFVAQAQALRPETGGAAGRSAYDRILHAFFRPTIVGDSAVTEMRRNQLRRSVPVSDFDVRAGEKIVGANEVVGTEQHEKLRALHRAMDERRATVSGLRRAAGALLFDALIVALLGITVLIFRPRLYASWRALVVMACVTALVLGGGALVAHLHPLNPEMIPVGIAAVVISALFDRRIAMIVAVLLAALLGGQAVFRGTNALYLNIIGGAAAAYSVRAVRTRQQTYWWILVIAAAYSAAAVAVGLSRDLPGASILASSGFGTLNAVISVVAALLLLPLAERYTGIETDLTLLEWSDLNRPLMQRLSVEAPGTFAHSIQIANLAESGCRAVGAHALLARVGAYYHDIGKLVKPQYFVENQAKGRNPHDQLTPLQSAQIIRNHVREGLQLAEEYGVPQVLRTFIAEHHGTATIAYFLERARAQGGPVRLEDFRYTGPIPQSAESAIVLLADGAEAAVRVLNEPTPPRIREVVEHMVRLRIDQGQLGAAPLTLQQLELVKDEFARVLSGVHHARIDYPVSSGGIGAGFAAP